In Zingiber officinale cultivar Zhangliang chromosome 1A, Zo_v1.1, whole genome shotgun sequence, the DNA window ctaaaggtgaaattgcactcaaccatgttgagtccaaatcaaacctagctgacatctttacaaaacccttacctgaacttgagttcaatgcacttagaaggcaaataggaatatgttgggtagagtaggtgtctcatcttgtttttattgtttttcaaacttctaagaaaaaattgctttcaaaattccatttttttttagACTTTTCAAAAAGCTGGACCTAGCCTAAGcttaccccctagaaatcatgttcccctagacttaagccagagcatctcacaaacacctaggcataccttgattgtgattgaaaaacatagaacggcgtgagatgcatagggtacagcctggactcaagaatgcttatatctgtgcatcgatatgagtctgagcgttaaatacgcaatatacaacaatcaagttaagtcttctagctctagtcaaatctatctggaccaaagtgacttaacttgactaaccatgtgaaagttgttgccctatagacaatcagcaagtagctaaaggttagacagttggtaaaggatactcaattttctagttaagcatgtttgatctttagggctctgatacctagtaagttaatctattgaacatgactcatgcatagacttaaggaccaactgactttgaatgaATAATCATAGCAACATTACTCCCTTCTTGTcctaaaaattaaatattgttcaaacttaagctaagtttactgttaacctaagttttcaaaattcaatacttgtaaagagctaagctaagttccaatcttaattttcaaaccttgttgaacttagctaactttgaaatctaactttgtaaattcctgcacagtttttcaaaacttaactcaGTACCTTCAAAGATTAAAAAGCAACTTTTCTCCTAAGTAAGAATTATATTTTTACTAACTTTTAAAATCTATCAAAAAGATACACTTCCTAACAGTTTTATAATGTTAACTAAgtttccaaagagctaacatcatcttttcacttagctaaaaatagGAAATGACTATTCCTCAAAAGTCTATtattgcttatttttgatatatggcaaagggggagagtagcaaaaatctaaatgtaaaattcaaatttaaattaatataaaagggggagcaacagttaagggggagcatatagtttaTGCTAAAAATAGTTTATACTAAAACTTTAAATTCGTAgggtttactttagcaaatttgctttgtcAAATGTGTTCATCTATTCTAGCAAATTTGCATGTGTTAAAAGTGttcatctattcgtttgtttacttaactttgaatttgagttgtcataataaaaaagggggagattgttggtgctggaagcattcgacgatcgaactcgtgttttgataatgacaaaggattcaaagttaaggtgttttataatctgacaagtctgcttgaggatttcaggaaagtcctagctgcagttaggcaaagggaaaaccctagggggtggtaaccctaggtcatagggggtggtaaccctatgcggaaagtcttggcaggtcgatggcggccaaagtcctaggggtggtaaccctaggtggaaagttcagtcggtctggaggaagACTGGATCATCGgtaagcggaagtccagcagaaagttcgggagcctcaggtaaatctcctgagtggagtaggtgaggacgggttccccgtagaaggaacagtagacgtcgggtcgacctagggtttccggttgaaaacccgaagtcagactcggacagcccggagactgtctatacttcatttatcatatttattgtgctaactttgtgttgcaggatagtgtttgggactaacgtatcttgcaggtgcaaaggagcaacctaaagtctcggatgaacagtgtccgaggcgcctccatggagcttggaggcgcctcgggtgcaagctgaagccagctgtccagaggaaggcgccttaagcagatgaagttcgaccagttcaagtttcatccacgcggaggactcggcagcatggaggcgccttgaacaccctttataagggggtttcgaccagcacttcaaacaatcaagttccaggctttctttcttcaacgtgctgctaacacaatcattctgaagtgctgctgtaacattccgacgacccggagctctattttcttctttcttaagttgtcggtacaaagttattttaatactttcattgtaatttgtaattcttatcgatcttataattgttgcccaccggaagcaatcaaggatcgcgggccttcgagtaggagtcgccttaggctccgaacgaagtaaatcctccgtgttcttctgtgtgtTTCTcaatttcatttccgctgcattaatttctgaacgaggttttaattactctgatagttttacgattccgataaacgaacgatttagccacgagcgctattcacccccccctctagcgcgatctcgatccaacaaatttaTGTGGTGATAAATAACAGAAATACCCTaggtataaaaagggataagttaagagaggaattggGGTTTTTATTCTCTCttgacctaaacctctcctcctCTCGACTGCGCAGCGTCCCCTGCTTGGGCGAAAACAAAAAGAGGAAGCtaaggcttcgtctccggcggtcggccaaggaccCAATTCTGAGGGCTTTTCACATCTGCAcgatcacctcgtcgaggagagcgcGTAGACGCAAGGAGTCGCCGAAATTTACGAGATTCTGTAAAACCCTAGAAGCCAatctcggctgtgagtcaagggaactctgtaagtgcttctcacctccggtaggagtagctctcggatctttgtttccttctttattttcgaagcatgctgtaaagaatgttgcttttgaagcatgctgccgtgaatctcaaaagaaaaaaataaatgtatAGATTAGACATGTGGTTTAGATTCTTCAGCCCTTAtaattagcatttcagatttagatttTCTTTTTACCTTAATGGGCACGATCGGCTCATTGTTAGCCTTGCAGTTTTCGGTTTTGTTGCTAGGCAATGAGCAtgaaatggtttagatttgagcATGTAGTTTTAGTTTCGTTGTTACTGCGATGAGCAGAAATGACCTAAATATGTAGCATCTCTGTTTTAGATTTTTTCCTTGCTGCAATGAGTAAGAGCAGCTATGTAAATGAGTATGCAGTGGAGTGGTTATATGCCCTATTAGATCTTTTAGAGGCTTATGGGTAGTTGTAGGTAaagaaagaccaaggtctttatagGATTCCGAATTCCAGAATTTGGATCCCCAGCATGCCAAGTGCTTGAAGAGATGCCGAGGCATTTTATATGAGAAGTATTAACatgtaacaagtattttacttgaagaggctagtactcgactttcgaggttgtcattaaacaaatccaggcgCCTGATTCCGAGGTCtcagccctggtaagaccaaggtcttcaccctcataggactggtggctcgccatcccagtctctattagggagcacgctttgatactacgcctgggcccaagaggaaatttattattattttgaagtataaaagtataagttttgaacaaacgaaacaagctttacataggttttaAATTTCCAGCAAGTGTTAGTTTTGCGCTATAAAAGGAGCGCGAACAGGGGAGCTTACTGTTTAGTTTTGTCTGTGCTATGCATTGGGCACGAACAACCTTTTCTTCTAGGAGTATTCAGTTAGATCTTTTAGTAGCTTATTTAAACATGCAGTTTGGATTTCCTTTGGAATTCTTTAGTAGGAACAATTTGTGTGTTAACCATGATGTTAGATCTCCTGTCGTTATTTTTAACATGCAGTTGTAGGTCCCTTCGTTGTGTAGTTTAGTCTTTCAGTTTCAGATTACCTTGTTAAATCCGAGCATGAACAACTTTAATTCAAGTGTGCAGTCCGAATTTCTTTTGCATTTCCATGAGCAAGAAAAACCCACAAAGTGCATATTATATTTAGATCTTTTGCCGATTTAGTAAGCATGAACAGTTTTTTTTCTTTAGTATGCAGTCCTAAATCTTTCATTGCCAGTGAATAGCCTTTTTGTAGTGGTGCAGATTTATCCTTTTTGCTGTCTTTGTTGAGTGTGAACGGCTTTATAATTGGCATTGCAGATTTCGGGTTCCTTTGAAATTTCTGGACACGAACAACCATGTGTTTAAGCACCTCAGTTTCAGACTTTCATTAAGCATGCAGGTTTAGTTTTTGTTACATATAGacatatatgcacattgagtttttgtgagtttagacaacgcttactaagtatccgcttatagttgcatttcctcttactgcagataaaggaaaaggaaagctatagagaaggaaggcgacaaggagatgtgtgaTGGACGTGTGGTGACTGATGAATGGAAACCTTGGGACACTTCGTTAAAAGTTTACAAAGATTCTGTCTTTAGAGCGTTAGGGAAATTTAGATGAATTAATTCCTTTTCGTATTGCTagtttttgttggtgcgggaagcatccgacgatcgaaccttagttttgataatggcaaagggattcaaagttaagtttaattgttatctaatgtgtatgactgagtgtttcagaaaattcctagctgcggttaggcaagggaaaactctagggggtggtagccctaggtcatagggggtggtaaccctatgcgggaagttttggcgggtcggcgcttcgagcaaaaatcctagggggtggtaaccctaggttaaaattctAGTGTCGCGaatcgggtagaagtctggatgggtcgaggaccggacatccagcatgaagaccggaagtatcggacgctgagcaaaaggacgcgttccccggaagagggaacagtaggcgtcgggtcgacctagggtttccggtcggaaactcgaagtcagacctggacagtctggtgactgtcaaatttatttatatatattatcttttgtgttctaactttgttttgcaggaaactaatatttttgtgcagggttagaactgaccgctatcggtcaaccgaaccttgggatcggtcgaccgaaccttgggatcgaccGACTGAACCTCCAAGCTAACAGATCAGGTCTCTAGAAGTTGGACCGGGCttgaccagggatcggtcgaccgaacctgggataggtgtcgactggatcaagccgaggtaagcgggtcagaggagactgatcggtcgaccggaccctgggatcggtcaaccgaacccagggatagagcttgaccagatcgaagcggagcgacagatcgacggatcagatgtggtggagatcatctgatcggtcgaccaaacatgaggatcggtcgatcgatccgcttcgggtcaaagctgatcccgagacttggggatctggatcagactttgcagagctataagaggaggcctcgaggtgcagctcataCATCGATCTCGAATAGAAGAATCTGTGCTTTCCAACGCTGCTCCGAACGCTTTCAACAACACTCTGCAACTCCGACAACCAACGTCTACATCTTCATTTCTGATAGTGTCggtatagttgttgcccaccgaaagtggtcaacgaccacgagccttcgagtaggagtcgagataggctccaaacgaagtaactTCTTagagtcttctgtgtgtttgttagtttatcatttccgctgcgtaactcttttacgattccgaaatcgattgtgaaagccacgagcgctattcacctcccctctagcgctttcgatccaacaatttgtatcagagcggggtagcattgatctggtgcaaccaccaatcacgcatctTTTTTCGTGGTTATTttcagtttttcggagtcgaCCAAAATTAGTATAGTTACTATTTTCCGATCTATTTCTCGTTTGAATCGATTttgctcgaagctggtgcaacaccacttgagtacATCTTATTtccttattcccgcactactaatccaagaccaagtcttggaatagatttttttgttgtttttgtcgtgcaaggtatcaatggcccaacaagagggttatagcattgtccgtcccccgctcttcactggagaggactttggttactggaagggcagaatggagaacttcctgaagatccagttcgagacgtggatgatcgtcaagactggtttggatttgccaacggataaagacgacaatcctacaccctgcgaggactgggaacctgcattaatcaagaaggtggaggcaaatgccagagcaacttgtaccctccagtgcggactaacaaaggaggagctaaaccgcgtcggtccattctcgagtgccaaGGAGCTataggagaagctgatcgagcttcacgaagggacctccgataccaaagtaagtaagcgagatttattattcaataaattgtataacttaaaaatgcaggaaaatgagacaGCAAGCCAGCTTCACGCGCGCATTCAGGACCTCCTAAACGGCCTTCACGCAATCAACCAAAGAATAGAAAACcgcgacataataaggtacgcacttagcgcttttccaaggaacaccttgtgggcatccatggttgatgcttacaaagtttctaacgACCTCTCTTCAATCAAATTAGACAAACTTTTTCgtaattagaattgcatgaacagactaatgcacacccggtcgagaaaggtgttgctttgattgcaggtactagcagaacgcGTGAACCAATGCCAAGGCGCAAAACTAAGCCCAAGTCTAAAGTTGAATCAGATGCAGAGGACGATGACGAAGTTGTTTCCGAACTGATAAAGCTCGTACGGAAGATATGCAAGTAGAAAAAGGTGAATCAAACAAATACGAAGGACAAGTCTGAAGTCACCTGTTACgactgtaaccagaaggggcactacaagccaaattgttcaaacaagaagaaaagaaggaaggtattAAAGGCGACCTGgttcgagtcatcagatgaatccgagtccgatgaagaagaaccaacaagcttcctcgcgttgccagtacaagtaaatattgacaaaactgagtccgagcgaagccacggatccgcatctgtttctgaaggaccgaaccccactgtaagtgccttacttGCCGAAACTCAATTTGATGATTTGCAAAAGTTAATTCCTTACTTGcttaagaaattggctaaatccaatgttcgtgtcaagtcactccaaaaggaggtaacaacccttaaggaggtGACGGACTCGAGTTCCTTAACTGAGCCTATtcgaattggaagttcaactcaagtccaacaacttgaggaaaaaaattccaatttgaaaactcaaattaaagaactcaaggacacgttggaacagttcactatgggttccaagaatttggatctgattcttggaaaacagcgagccgtttacaacaaatccggacttggatttaaaaccaagaaaaaaatataaatcatatatatctttagtaaatagaaataataaaaccatagttcaagcatgggtctccaagtcaaacttggttaatcaagttggacttggactatattgggtccccaaggatcagatccattaccttgatagaccctatcgaggctatgatcttgggggagccaatagaaagaccatctttaccaatagatagattgatgcttgtttatttattcttctttacattatgcatgtttagatttaggatagtttaaggacctaggcataatttacacttgttagttaaatctaggggtttcaaaaagaaaattaaatatatattttctttgaacggttctgtctaggaatgggtggatgatctcatacccaagaaggcctagagtcTCACCCTGACCTGGGAACCAatcattgaaatatatatttaattgacttattgaaaaaaaaactaattttaactcaaatgtaaattaatccttagaaataacctaaattacagataaccatctcacaaaattatataagattatctgattgataacttagaatcgggtgagatggatctaggttaaacttagtcttaaataaattcaatttaatcaaatgaatcgacttaattaacttaaatcaaatgaattaattatttgaaaaatcttttaaatcaatttcaaaatcttttaaaacttaatttcaaaattattcaaatatatatatatatatatatatatatatatatatatatatatatatatatatatatatatatatatttgaaaaaacttatttgaaaaatcctttgaaaattaatttcaaaatcatttgaaaaatcctttgaaaattaatttcaaaacttatttgaaaattaatttcaaaatcatttgaaaaatcctttgaaaattaatttcaaaaattatttgaaaaatactttgaaaattatttcttaaacttagagtttagaagaaattttttttaaaaaaaaataaaagaaacacttagactttaatgtttacaagaaaattaatttgaaaagctaagtgtttacttcAGAACTCATTTTTTCTCCcctctttattttgatatatggcaaagggggagagtataagaaaattcaaaggaaactaaaagaaaactaaattcaaaaattcaaaactaaaagaaatcagTTTAAGGGGGAGCTCCCATTAAGGGAGAGCTTCAATGTGCTTAGgttttatttatgcttgtactcatttatatttacctttattgcatttttttacttaactttgaatttcggttaccataatcaaaaagggggagattgttggtgcgggaagcatccgacgatcgaaccttagttttgataattgcagagggattcaaagttaagtttaattgttatctaatgtgtatgactaagtgtttcagaaaagtcctagctgcggttaggcaagggaaaaccctagggggtggtaaccctaggtcataggggatggcaaccctatgcgggaagtcttggaggGTCGGCGctttgggcaaaaatcctaggggatggtaaccctaggttaaaattctggtgtcgcgaaccaggtagaagtctggatgggtcgaggactggACATCCAGcaagaagaccggaagcatcagacgctgagcaaaagtctagtcgatctggaggatcgtattggcaacaggtaaatctcctgagaggagtaggtgaggacgcgaagaggaggcgtcgggtcgacctagggtttgcgGTCGAAAATACCAGACAGTCCGTGattgtcaaatttatttatatatattatctttgtgttctaactctgtttgcGAAACTAatattttgtgcagggttagaatcGACCGGGATCGGTCGAACCTCCAAACTGCCAGATCAGATCTCCGGAAGTTGGAccgcaggggatcggtcgaccggacctcgggattggtcgaccgaacctgggataggtgtcgactggatcaagccgaggtagaggagactgatcggtcgaccggaccctgggatcggtcgaccggaccttgggatcggtcgaccggaccctgggatcggtcaaccgaacaaggatagagcttgaccagatcgaagcggagcgacagatcgacggatcagatgcggtggagatcatctgatcggtcgaccgaacatgaggatcggtcgaccgatccgcttcgggtcaaagctgatcccgagactCGAGGTGCAACTCATACATCGATCTCGAACAGAAGAATCTGTGCTTTCCAACGCTGCTCCGAACGCTTTCAACAACACTCTGCAACTCCGACAACCAGCGTCTACATCTTCATTTCTGATAGTGTCGGTATAATTCTATTATTGCTATTAAACTATAATACATCTTGTAAACTTTgcaatattatagttgttgcccactgaaagTGGTCAACGACCACGGGCCTTCAAGttggagtcgagataggctccgaacgaagttaCTTCAtggagtcttctgtgtgtttgttagtTTATCATTTCCGCTGTGTAActcttttacgattccgaaatcgattgtgaaagccacgagcgttattcaccccccctccctctagcgctttcgatccaacagttttGTTCATAGAACTCTCCCGTTCCCATTTGCTATACACATTAGTCTTTTGAGTTATATCACCGTAGCATGCATGTGCAGATCGATATGTTTCAGCTGATACttaattgcatgttttgagtTTCCGAGAGTTCTAAGTATCACGATCAACAGCGTGAGCAagactagttaagtaaagtttatAGTTAAGTAACGTTCACCTTAATGTGAGAAGTGAAGAGGAGGGTGGTCGTTCCACAATTTAGGTAATATGAAACCTAAATTACATGGTTCAGTAATTTGTCGTATGTAAATCGAAGTATAGACTGGGCAGCCAAGCAAACAAGCGACGAGTTATTTTTATAGATACACCCTTCGCATTTAAGATATGCCCTTTGCCTAGGCAACTTGCATAGTAGGTATGATAATTTCGTCTGAACCCGATgaaaaatatgatatgatatctGACCAGAATGATGGAAGGTATTAactctaagagtcaattatgaTGGAGTGCTAATACTCATTAAGTATCATTAAGTaagttaatgctcattaagtattttcattagatgaagtaCAAAAggcatttttctctcattttttttttggatgaatttcattcttcttcctctcctctctttctttAGCCGAAACTCCTtagagggttgctagcacaaccttgagtGTTAGTCTTCTCCATTCTcttatgttcgtgtggataccgaaagagtcACGGACACGTGATCATACTGAGATCCTAACTGTTGGGAGATCAAgcgcacgcatcaaaggtataacaccctattatcatgaaacttagtatatattgttgttttctttcttcgcatggatcttctaataggaactagatattttccgctgtgctttcTCCGTGTTTAGAAACTAAATGATATTTGAACAGAATAATGGAAGGTATGGagggattatatatatatatatatatatatatatatatatatatatatatatatatatatatatatatatatagtcatgtAGGATatcagttttgttttttttttttaaaatgttttttttaattttaaataaaataataataagattttatttttatggtTCATGTTTCCTAATTGGGTTATAATTTGTTCAGGCTTCCCAATTGGTttatagtatttagtaaaaagaaaaattaaaaataaaataaatttaagtatttatggagtattgtaatgtatttaggggatatattcatggattagggatttatataaagaaatattgatttttttaaaaaaaattaaaatctcaaaaaaataatagatctttttgttttattattatttttttaaattttgaattaaaaaattaattaaaatattttttaagattttattttagggtTGATGTTTCCTAATTGGATTATAATTTTCaagctattttaaaaaaaaaaaaattagctctagggttcaggttttccaattgggttatagtgtttagtaaaaagaaaaattaaaaatgaaataaatttaagtatttatggagtaaggtaatatatttaagggatatatttatgtattagggatttatataaagaaatattaatttttttaatttaaaatataaaaaaaataattaaaaagtcTGATATGCACGTCATGCACTGTACCACGTGcagattcatatatatatatatatatatatatatatatatatatatatatatatatatatatatatatatatatatataaacgattttttcaaaattataaactattgttttttttttttttttttgtgtgtgtgtgtgtgtttaatATGTTTTTATTAAATATGATTAAATTAAGAGTAGACTATATAGaggttaatttattttatatatatatatatataatatgatattaattctaatatatttttttgaatgATGATAATTAGTTGGAAAGAAGTTAGTATAGACATATCCAATAGGTATAAATATGGAAATGATCAAATGAATATGAAAATGAGAATTGAGGATATAAAATATGATTAATCCGACACATTGTCACTCCTATTGCACACTGCATTAATCAAATTTGAACAAAACATCAACTATCAAGAAAGCTTTACAGAGTTTTTTTCACTGAACCGAAAAGATGAAACTGGAATGTACTCTGGCTCGCCATGATCCGAAGTAGATCAACTGATCAAAAACAAAAGCACAAACTATTTAACCCAAGGCATGGCACTTTTTTGCCCTTGGCTACGGTGCTACGACAAAAGAGCTTGCAGTTAGTCAGGTATTTATTGGTCAATTCCTGACTACGGCGAATTGTGAATTAAGACGTTGGCTGCGGGGCGACGCGTTCTTCTCACCTCCGGAGACAACCATGGGATGTTAGCTGCGGAGCGACGTGCCATTAGCACCTCCGGATTGAAGAGTTGGGTAActcgattaaaaaaaaaacatagcacTTTCTTTGTAGTTTGGATACTCTGTCTCTTTGTCCCCGTGTCCTCTTGTTGATTGGACGGATCAGATTATATCTTAAGGATGTCTTAGACATCACGAGGATACTATACAATTTTAAGGATATCATGATGCCTAGAAATATAATCTGGTCCGTCTAATGGAACACAGAGACAGAAAAATTTCgaaacagaggatccgaactactTTCTTTGGCAACTAGTAAAGAAGCTCCCTTGCCGAGAGAAAACCaaccaacagagcaaggaagagATACCAAACCATTGCCCAAGCCACTACTTTGCCACCGATCCAAGGTTTCCCCGCATCACAAAAAGAACAACAAATCGTGCCCTCGATGTCGTTCCCCGCAGTTCGTGATGCCACAGCTCATCTCTGACCAAGGACGGCACACCAATCCGTTAGTCTGGCTAGCTGCGATTCTGTGCAGTGTCCTAGCGATCGCTGTCATCGCCGGCGGGATAGTGGTGTTCGCCATCTACATGATCTACAAGCCCAGAGCGCCTTACATAAAAGTGGCCTACGCGCAACTCAGCAGGCTGGATTACGACCAGTCTGGCCTCCTTGAGATCGAGATGGCCTTGGCTCTGGTAGCGGAGAACGACAACGAGAGGGTCCACACTAGCTTCTCCGACCAGAGCATCCTCCTCCAGTTCCATGGAATCGATGTGGCCGCGCTGCAGGCTGATCCATTTGAGGTCGCCAAGAACAGCTCTGTGGATCTGAACTATCTCTTCCGGTCGGGGCCGCTCCCGCTGGACGACAGCGCAATGGAGACCATGGACGTCGCTCTGAAGCGGGGAGTTGTGCCAATCGAGCTCAACGGGCACGCCAGAACAAGATGGAGAGTGGGGGTTTTCCTCTCCCTGAGGTCCTTAGCCCACCTCCATTGCAAACTCCGCTTCTTCTGGCCCAATGGCAGTGCCATCGACTTGGACTGCACCTCCAGAGCCCGCTGATGACACCTGACTTCATATACATTTGGCTATTGCCTTGTAGATTGTTTATTGGATTCAAGTAGGAAAACAAGTAGTACAGAGtaaggcaaagaaaatattatAGATGAATCGTTTTCCACTGCCAAATGATATGATGTTGGACAAGCAATCACCTACAATCGGACCTTAATAGGTACATTTAATGGTAGTACCCTCATCCATAGCACACATCTCTACACTTGATAGAAATCAGATTCACGTATTCAACAATATAATCTAAAAGAAATAAGGAGACTAGAACATAAAAAGATGAAGAC includes these proteins:
- the LOC122021619 gene encoding uncharacterized protein LOC122021619; amino-acid sequence: MPQLISDQGRHTNPLVWLAAILCSVLAIAVIAGGIVVFAIYMIYKPRAPYIKVAYAQLSRLDYDQSGLLEIEMALALVAENDNERVHTSFSDQSILLQFHGIDVAALQADPFEVAKNSSVDLNYLFRSGPLPLDDSAMETMDVALKRGVVPIELNGHARTRWRVGVFLSLRSLAHLHCKLRFFWPNGSAIDLDCTSRAR